Proteins encoded together in one Camelina sativa cultivar DH55 chromosome 9, Cs, whole genome shotgun sequence window:
- the LOC104715608 gene encoding zinc finger BED domain-containing protein RICESLEEPER 2-like: MDSHDSYDVRSIDLESQRVIDAANAEEEQRMFDGAEPSNCRKRAPIDIDDDDVEQEKGKTTSTQTKKRKHNKFDGDQSSKSGKRAAIDIDDDDDLHDNVVGDKGKGKATATEPTKRKQYADCWEHFTVVKKTINGKLQDRAECNHCKRDYAYNSHKNGTHSYNRHMETCKVRLSKVDISKMMLNSEAKLQARKIDHMVFREMVAKCIIQHDLPFAYVEYERVRSVWKYLNADVKFISRNTAAADVYKFYENETENLKRELAHLPGRISFTSDLWTAITHEGYMCLTAHYVDRNWKLNSKILAFYAFPPPHSGMNIAMEILEKWKDWGIEKKVFSITLDNATNNDTSQDILKSQLMLRNDLLCGGEYFHVRCAAHILNIIVQIDLKDIGDTLEKIRESIRYVQASGKREVLFAKCVEAVGLQLKAGLIMDVKTRWNSTYKMLDRALKYRAAFGNLKVIDGRNYKFHPTEAEWHRLKQICEFLEPFDEITNLISGSTYPTSNLYFMQVWKINNWLISNSQNQDEVIRSMIVPMRERFDKYWEEVSDVFAMTTVFDPRLKLTLVNYCFEKTDKGSAEIKIKHLRGKLATLFESYENKSIFTSSSTETRETNHQTDENEGKKRSFGNYDDFINFRKQTVITSGKCSLEMYLDDPPIDMIEYESLDILKYWKDNSQRYGELASMACDLLSIPITTVASESSFSIGARVLNKYRSRLLPKNVQALICCRNWLKGFEAYENEEDEEFDEDETLPSFQSIVDDEA, from the exons ATG gacTCACATGACTCTTATGATGTGAGATCAATAGACTTAGAGTCTCAAAGAGTAATTGATGCTGCAAATGCTGAAGAAGAACAACGTATGTTTGATGGAGCAGAGCCATCTAATTGTCGTAAGAGAGCACCAATTGATATTGATGACGATGATGTTGAACAGGAGAAAGGAAAGACAACATCAACacaaacgaagaagagaaagcataATAAGTTTGATGGAGATCAATCCTCTAAATCTGGTAAAAGAGCTGCAAttgatattgatgatgatgatgatctacaTGACAATGTTGTAGGAGATAAAGGAAAAGGGAAAGCTACAGCAACAGAACCGACAAAGAGAAAGCAGTATGCAGATTGCTGGGAGCATTTTACAGTGGTTAAGAAGACTATTAATGGAAAACTTCAAGACAGAGCCGAATGCAATCACTGCAAGAGGGACTATGCCTACAACTCACACAAGAACGGTACACATTCTTACAATCGTCATATGGAAACTTGTAAGGTTCGGCTTAGTAAAGTTGATATTAGTAAGATGATGCTCAACTCTGAAGCAAAGTTACAAGCTAGGAAGATAGATCATATGGTTTTTCGCGAAATGGTAGCTAAGTGTATCATTCAGCATGATCTGCCATTTGCCTATGTTGAATATGAGAGAGTTAGATCAGTTTGGAAGTATTTGAACGCAGATGTGAAGTTTATTAGTCGGAACACAGCTGCAGCAGATGTTTACAAGTTCTATGAGAACGAGACAGAGAATTTAAAGAGAGAATTAGCTCACCTTCCAGGGAGGATTAGCTTCACTTCTGATTTGTGGACTGCAATCACTCATGAGGGCTACATGTGTCTAACAGCACATTATGTTGACAGGAACTGGAAATTAAACAGCAAGATTCTTGCTTTCTATGCTTTTCCGCCTCCACATTCAGGTATGAACATAGCAATGGAAATTCTAGAGAAGTGGAAGGATTGGGGAATTGAGAAAAAAGTGTTTTCCATCACGTTAGACAATGCTACTAACAATGACACATCACAAGATATTCTGAAATCTCAGCTTATGTTGCGGAATGATTTGTTGTGTGGAGGAGAGTATTTTCATGTGCGATGCGCAGCACATATTCTCAACATCATTGTTCAGATTGACCTGAAAGATATAGGTGATACATTGGAAAAGATCAGAGAGAGTATTAGATATGTACAAGCTTCTGGAAAACGTGAGGTATTGTTTGCAAAGTGTGTTGAAGCAGTTGGTCTACAGTTGAAAGCGGGCTTGATTATGGATGTGAAAACTAGATGGAACTCAACATACAAGATGCTTGATAGGGCTCTCAAGTATCGAGCTGCCTTTGGTAATCTCAAAGTCATTGATGGGAGAAACTACAAGTTTCACCCTACAGAAGCTGAATGGCACCGATTGAAGCagatttgtgagtttttggaGCCTTTTGATGAAATCACTAATCTGATCTCAGGTTCAACATATCCAACTTCAAACTTGTATTTCATGCAAGTTTGGAAGATCAACAATTGGTTGATATCGAATTCACAGAATCAAGATGAAGTCATCAGAAGTATGATTGTTCCAATGAGAGAAAGGTTTGATAAGTATTGGGAAGAGGTTAGTGATGTCTTTGCAATGACTACAGTGTTTGATCCAAGGTTGAAGCTAACACTGGTCAATTATTGTTTTGAAAAGACCGACAAGGGTTCTGCTGAGATAAAGATTAAACATTTGCGTGGTAAGCTTGCTACTCTTTTTGAATCTTATGAGAATAAGTCCATTTTCACATCATCTTCTACAGAGACACGTGAAACTAATCATCAAACTGATgagaatgaaggaaaaaaaaggagtttTGGCAACTATGAT GATTTTATTAACTTCCGCAAACAAACTGTTATTACTAGTGGAAAGTGTTCTTTGGAAATGTATCTAGATGATCCGCCGATAGACATGATAGAGTATGAgagtttggatattttaaaatattggaaagataactctcAACGGTATGGAGAACTAGCGTCAATGGCTTGCGACCTCCTTAGTATACCAATCACAACAGTAGCATCTGAATCTTCTTTTAGTATTGGAGCTCGAGTTTTGAACAAGTACAGAAGCCGTCTTCTCCCAAAGAATGTTCAAGCACTAATATGCTGCCGCAATtggttaaaaggttttgaagccTATGAAAATG aggaggatgaagaatttgatgaagatgagacaTTACCTTCTTTCCAGtcaattgttgatgatgaagctTGA
- the LOC104715609 gene encoding uncharacterized protein LOC104715609 — protein sequence MALDTACRGDFSSNTAAEANLLIENLAASNSNHSHEYDRSMRVVSSVNTYVIKNLTAKVDLLLKRDQQAVNMCDGQTGAYQQVGVNSGFEGTEELNYVGGQGNYQNHEFSQNYRNHPNLSYISTNVENPQDQVYPPHNQQGNFPQGFQNRGVGFNSSNTQGYHAPSAAPQDNKLELMMQALLEGHKKSSAEINVKIDSMYNDLNGKFERLSSRVDSIDKRVSAISSSSKNKESCNAITLHGGIEDGLSCAVINSCLASAETGSINPETRPAGPIHSDNSSLIPREVGSTDPPYRSIDPVNDTGPVSKSPRSTAPRPDQSVPVAGMGKPSSGVPDADSKESLLVEPKPYRPQIPFPRRHEKKPLDEKKYGRYKEAISEFIADIPFTEAKRIWWKLKAFLAREKDIHASSLKRLPKLEDPGKFVVPCSILGVNFEDSLCDTGSSVNVMSKAVAERLGIDDMKASKVSLKFANAVTTTPHGFINNLDVRFGNCLVATDFHVVEMSKGSEMPLILGRPFLATVGAVVDLPNKRITFSNIDDKVFYNAVTANEAIRHDSCLVVEHEKKVDVMITGESADKNEVNEVLDRDTHSSEKRSKRVKKRDKPKIERVIPDLHINLVPQKYVRDTIEYKVKCKGISRPFSKVKAILTPEFKEKGQEAVDGMLKKTLELKLTNWRACSDMSSHPPIT from the exons ATGGCACTCGATACTGCCTGCAGAGGAGATTTTTCTTCTAACACTGCCGCTGAAGCAAACCTCTTGATCGAAAACCTTGCAGCGAGTAACAGCAATCATAGCCATGAGTATGATCGTTCTATGCGTGTTGTTAGCTCCGTGAATACATATGTTATTAAGAATCTCACTGCCAAGGTAGACcttcttttgaagagagatcaGCAAGCTGTCAACATGTGCGACGGGCAGACGGGTGCGTATCAGCAAGTTGGAGTAAATTCAGGTTTTGAGGGGACAGAGGAGCTGAATTATGTAGGAGGACAAGGGAACTATCAGAATCATGAGTTTAGTCAGAATTATAGAAATCATCCTAATCTCTCCTACATAAGCACCAACGTTgagaatcctcaagatcaagtgtATCCTCCACATAATCAACAAGGTAACTTCCCACAAGGATTTCAGAACAGAGGTGTTGGATTTAATAGCTCAAATACCCAAGGATACCACGCTCCATCTGCAGCTCCACAAGATAACAAACTCGAATTGATGATGCAAGCACTGTTGGAGGGCCATAAGAAAAGTTCTGCTGAGATTAATGTCAAGATTGATAGCAtgtacaatgatttgaatggGAAATTTGAGAGGTTGAGTTCACGTGTTGATTCCATTGATAAGAGAGTCTCTGCTATTTCTTCTAGCTCTAAGAACAAAGAGTCATGCAATGCTATAACACTCCATGGTGGGATCGAAGATGGGCTGAGTTGTGCTGTGATCAACTCATGCTTGGCTTCCGCAGAGACGGGATCGATCAATCCTGAGACTAGACCAGCCGGTCCCATCCATTCTGATAATTCGAGTTTGATCCCCAGAGAAGTTGGATCGACCGATCCCCCTTATAGATCGATCGATCCCGTCAATGACACAGGACCAGTTTCAAAAAGTCCCAGATCGACCGCTCCACGTCCAGACCAGTCGGTCCCTGTTGCAGGCATGGGAAAACCCAGCTCAGGTGTTCCTGATGCAGATTCCAAGGAATCACTTCTTGTGGAACCAAAGCCCTATAGGCCACAAATTCCTTTTCCAagaagacatgagaagaaaccTCTGGATGAAAAGAAGTATGGTCGGTACAAAGAAGCTATAAGTGAGTTCATCGCTGACATTCCTTTTACAGAGGCA AAAAGGATTTGGTGGAAGTTAAAGGCGTTTTTGGCTCGAGAGAAGGACATTCATGCTTCATCTTTGAAAAGACTACCCAAGTTAGAAGATCCAGGAAaatttgttgttccatgctcCATCTTAGGAGTGAACTTTGAGGATTCCCTTTGTGACACTGGATCTAGTGTGAACGTAATGTCTAAGGCTGTTGCAGAGAGGTTGGGGATTGATGATATGAAGGCTTCTAAGGTCTCTCTAAAGTTTGCAAATGCTGTCACCACGACTCCACACGGCTTCATTAATAATCTAGATGTTCGATTTGGGAATTGCTTGGTTGCTAcagattttcatgttgtggAAATGAGCAAGGGTTCTGAAATGCCTTTGATTCTTGGGAGACCTTTCCTAGCAACTGTGGGAGCAGTTGTTGACTTGCCTAATAAGAGGATCACTTTCTCTAACATTGATGATAAAGTCTTCTACAACGCAGTCACTGCAAATGAAGCTATACGCCATGACTCTTGTCTAGTTGTAGAACATGAGAAGAAGGTGGATGTCATGATAACGGGAGAGAGTGCTGATAAGAATGAGGTCAACGAAGTCCTGGATAGAGACACTCATTCTTCTGAGAAAAGGTCTAAGAGggttaagaagagagacaagccgaagatagagagagtaataCCAGATCTTCACATAAACTTGGTACCCCAAAAATATGTTAGAGACACCATTGAGTACAAGGTGAAGTGCAAAGGAATATCTCGGCCTTTCTCTAAAGTTAAAGCCATCCTTACTCCagaatttaaagaaaaaggcCAAGAAGCAGTGGATGGTATGTTGAAAAAGACTTTGGAGCTTAAGTTGACGAATTGGAGAGCTTGTTCTGATATGAGTTCTCATCCTCCCATCACTTGA